Proteins from a single region of Sphingomonas morindae:
- the rfbA gene encoding glucose-1-phosphate thymidylyltransferase RfbA — translation MRRGIILAGGAATRLYPLTLTVSKQLMPVYDKPMIYYPLSVLMLAGLREILIITTPHDAAAFQRLLGDGSRLGLAIDYAVQPEPAGLPQAYLLAEPWLKGAPSALILGDNIFYGNGFPAMLRAADARDEGATLFTYTVADPRAYGVAEIDAHGRVTGLEEKPVVPRSTHAVTGLYYCDGEAPSRAAALTPSPRGELEITDLLRGYLADRRLAAAPLGRGIAWLDTGTHASLLDAAHYVRIVEERQGLKIGCPEEIAWRLGFIDDEALDALARPLLKSGYGAYLLRQLAAGRAPRTAMAGPLAAHVHG, via the coding sequence GTGCGGCGGGGAATCATCCTGGCGGGCGGCGCCGCGACCCGGCTCTACCCGCTCACGCTGACCGTCTCCAAGCAGCTGATGCCCGTGTACGACAAGCCGATGATCTATTATCCGCTGTCCGTGCTGATGCTGGCCGGTCTGCGCGAGATTCTGATCATCACCACGCCGCACGATGCCGCCGCCTTCCAGCGGCTGTTGGGCGATGGCAGCCGGCTGGGGCTTGCGATCGACTATGCGGTACAGCCCGAGCCCGCCGGCCTGCCCCAGGCCTATCTGCTCGCGGAGCCGTGGCTGAAGGGCGCGCCTTCGGCGCTGATCCTCGGCGACAACATCTTTTACGGCAACGGCTTCCCCGCCATGCTGCGGGCCGCGGACGCGCGCGACGAGGGCGCGACCCTCTTCACCTACACGGTCGCCGATCCGCGCGCCTATGGCGTCGCCGAGATCGACGCGCATGGTCGCGTCACCGGGCTGGAGGAGAAGCCCGTGGTGCCCCGCTCCACCCATGCCGTGACGGGCCTCTATTATTGCGATGGCGAGGCGCCGTCGCGCGCGGCCGCGCTCACCCCCTCGCCGCGCGGCGAGCTGGAGATCACCGATCTGCTGCGCGGCTATCTGGCGGATCGCCGGCTCGCGGCGGCGCCGCTCGGCCGCGGGATCGCCTGGCTCGATACGGGCACCCATGCCAGCCTGCTGGACGCGGCGCATTATGTCCGCATTGTCGAGGAGCGGCAGGGGCTGAAGATCGGCTGTCCGGAGGAGATTGCCTGGCGCCTCGGCTTTATCGACGATGAGGCGCTGGACGCGTTGGCGCGCCCGCTCCTGAAGAGCGGCTATGGCGCCTATCTGCTGCGGCAGCTGGCGGCGGGGCGCGCGCCCCGCACCG
- a CDS encoding nucleotide sugar dehydrogenase, protein MDTPLLDLPAAPAAASAPLAASAETVVVIGLGYVGLPLAVRLAQSLPTIGLDIDDGRVSELIAGHDRTGEIDAERLRETRLRCVADAQACPAADIYIVTVPTPVDERNRPDLRALIAASEMVGRMIDPARHPVVIFESTVYPGVTEELCVPAIERAGGLRWRQDFCVGYSPERINPGDREHTVDKIIKVVAGDSPETLDRVAALYDRVTTGGTFRAASIKAAEGAKAIENAQRDVNIAFMNEVTRIFARLDVSIWDVLDAARTKWNFLPFQPGLVGGHCIGVDPYYLSHRSIELGHLPEVIPAARSVNDDMGRWIADTLHLAMGGRLMHVLVLGVTFKEDVPDLRNSKVVDMVRRLQFHGHGVAVHDPHADAAEAAAEYGVKVTDAVLDRRYDLVIAAVAHHQYRAMSDAAIEALVAEDGLFADVKGVFRDRRLACRTWTL, encoded by the coding sequence ATGGATACGCCCCTGCTCGATCTGCCGGCCGCGCCCGCCGCCGCCAGCGCCCCGCTCGCGGCCTCGGCCGAAACCGTCGTCGTGATCGGGCTCGGCTATGTCGGCCTGCCGCTCGCGGTGCGGCTGGCGCAAAGCCTGCCCACGATCGGGCTCGATATCGATGATGGCCGGGTGAGCGAGCTGATCGCCGGCCATGACCGCACCGGCGAGATCGACGCCGAGCGGCTGCGCGAAACGCGCCTGCGCTGCGTCGCCGACGCGCAGGCCTGCCCCGCGGCCGACATCTATATCGTCACCGTGCCGACGCCGGTGGACGAGCGCAACCGCCCCGATCTGCGCGCGCTGATCGCGGCGAGCGAGATGGTCGGGCGGATGATCGATCCCGCGCGCCACCCGGTGGTGATCTTCGAGAGCACCGTCTATCCCGGCGTTACGGAGGAATTGTGCGTTCCCGCGATCGAGCGCGCCGGCGGGCTGCGCTGGCGGCAGGATTTCTGCGTCGGCTATTCGCCCGAGCGGATCAACCCCGGCGATCGGGAGCATACCGTCGACAAGATCATCAAGGTGGTGGCCGGCGACAGCCCCGAGACGCTGGACCGGGTGGCCGCGCTCTATGACCGGGTGACGACCGGCGGCACCTTCCGCGCCGCCTCGATCAAGGCCGCCGAGGGCGCCAAGGCGATCGAGAATGCGCAGCGCGACGTCAACATCGCCTTCATGAACGAGGTGACGCGCATCTTCGCGCGGCTCGACGTATCGATCTGGGATGTGCTGGACGCGGCGCGCACCAAGTGGAACTTCCTGCCCTTCCAGCCCGGTTTGGTGGGCGGCCACTGCATCGGCGTCGATCCCTATTATCTGTCGCACCGCTCGATCGAGCTGGGCCACCTGCCGGAGGTAATCCCGGCGGCGCGCTCGGTGAACGACGATATGGGCCGCTGGATCGCCGACACGCTGCACCTCGCCATGGGCGGCCGGCTGATGCATGTTCTGGTGCTCGGCGTCACCTTCAAGGAGGATGTGCCCGATCTGCGCAACTCCAAGGTGGTGGACATGGTTCGGCGGCTGCAATTCCACGGCCATGGCGTGGCGGTCCACGATCCCCATGCCGATGCCGCCGAAGCGGCCGCCGAATATGGCGTCAAGGTGACGGACGCGGTGCTCGACCGGCGCTACGATCTCGTCATCGCCGCCGTCGCCCATCATCAATATCGCGCCATGAGCGACGCCGCGATCGAGGCGCTGGTCGCCGAGGACGGGCTGTTCGCCGATGTGAAGGGCGTGTTCCGCGACCGCCGCCTCGCCTGCCGCACCTGGACCTTGTGA
- the msrA gene encoding peptide-methionine (S)-S-oxide reductase MsrA, whose translation MAEEIATLAGGCFWCTEAVFDDVIGVHAVESGYTGGTVETPSYEQVCGGQTGHAEAVRIRFDPAEISYDDLLDIFFHTHDPTQLNRQGNDVGTQYRSAIFPHDEAQQAAALRAIERAKAEHERPVVTTIEPEAPWYPAEAYHQEYFERMGNQNPYCMAVVAPKLQKFRKSYAARLKRQSAA comes from the coding sequence ATGGCTGAAGAAATCGCCACCCTGGCCGGAGGATGTTTCTGGTGCACCGAGGCGGTGTTCGACGATGTGATCGGCGTGCACGCGGTGGAGAGCGGCTATACCGGCGGCACGGTTGAGACGCCGAGCTATGAGCAGGTCTGCGGCGGCCAGACCGGCCATGCCGAGGCGGTGCGGATCCGCTTCGATCCGGCCGAGATCAGCTATGACGATCTGCTCGACATCTTCTTCCATACCCATGATCCGACTCAGCTCAACCGCCAGGGCAATGATGTCGGCACCCAATATCGCTCGGCGATCTTCCCGCATGACGAGGCGCAGCAGGCCGCCGCGCTGCGCGCGATCGAACGCGCCAAGGCCGAGCATGAACGGCCCGTGGTGACGACGATCGAGCCCGAGGCGCCCTGGTATCCCGCCGAGGCTTATCACCAGGAATATTTCGAGCGGATGGGCAATCAGAACCCCTATTGCATGGCGGTGGTGGCGCCCAAGCTGCAGAAGTTCCGCAAGAGTTACGCGGCGCGGCTGAAGCGCCAAAGCGCCGCCTGA